One bacterium DNA segment encodes these proteins:
- the htpX gene encoding zinc metalloprotease HtpX produces the protein MNTMKTTFLMALLMVLAVGIGYALGGQGGMVIAFVFALGMNFFSYWFSDKIVLKMYKAQEVTEAQQPRLYNMVRELAQRAELPMPKVYIVPNDTPNAFATGRNPEHAAVAVTQGIMRILTEPELRGVLGHELAHIKHRDILIGTIAAVFAGAISMLAHMAQFAAIFGGGRSDNDRGGSPIAVIAMAIIAPIAAMMIQMAISRSREYLADAGGAKYHGNPNDLANALRKLHTAAQKVPMDASPATAHMFIVNPLFGRGGITSLFSTHPPMEERVKRLEQMRFA, from the coding sequence ATGAACACAATGAAAACGACCTTCCTGATGGCCTTGTTGATGGTATTGGCTGTCGGGATTGGTTACGCGCTGGGCGGTCAAGGCGGAATGGTAATCGCCTTCGTCTTCGCGCTGGGAATGAACTTTTTCAGTTATTGGTTCTCGGACAAGATCGTCCTCAAGATGTACAAGGCGCAGGAAGTCACCGAAGCCCAGCAGCCGCGTCTTTACAATATGGTGCGCGAATTGGCACAGCGGGCAGAGTTGCCGATGCCCAAGGTTTACATCGTTCCGAACGACACACCGAACGCATTCGCGACCGGTCGTAATCCGGAGCACGCGGCGGTAGCTGTCACGCAGGGAATCATGCGCATTCTGACCGAGCCGGAACTTCGCGGTGTGCTTGGCCACGAGCTGGCGCATATCAAGCATCGCGATATTTTGATCGGCACCATCGCGGCAGTGTTTGCCGGTGCGATTTCGATGCTGGCCCACATGGCGCAATTTGCGGCGATTTTCGGCGGCGGACGATCCGACAACGATCGCGGCGGTTCGCCGATAGCTGTCATCGCGATGGCGATTATCGCGCCGATTGCGGCGATGATGATTCAGATGGCAATTTCGCGTTCGCGCGAATACTTAGCCGATGCCGGCGGCGCCAAGTATCATGGCAATCCCAATGATTTGGCGAATGCTCTGCGCAAGCTGCATACAGCGGCGCAAAAAGTGCCGATGGATGCCTCCCCAGCGACGGCGCATATGTTCATCGTCAATCCGCTCTTTGGCCGCGGCGGGATCACCAGTTTGTTCTCAACGCATCCGCCGATGGAAGAGCGCGTCAAGCGGCTTGAGCAGATGAGATTTGCATAA
- a CDS encoding S9 family peptidase, protein MSSLRYKKSTSSYLLIIAFIIALAATLTAQESPQPPMATKIPKADTTLGDVRIDDYFWLRDKSDPDVMDYLDAENDYTVAMMKDTEALQEKLYNELVGRIKETDLSVPERIDDYYYYSRTEQGKDYPIYCRKKGSLDGAEEILLDQNVLAAGIGYFDVGGFSVSPNHELLAYTVDTTGSEVYELHVKNLVTGELLPDRIQNVGTSIAWASDNATFFYDVIDETYRPYRVYRHVLGTESTADVLVFEELDEHFFLDVTRTRDKQWILISLGSKTSAEAWFISAATPLAEFKVVEPRTGELEYYVYPHGDTFFILTNDNAVNFKIVEAPSANPARSNWKEFIPYDDKIKIDAIYSFANHLVIQQRQNGLQEMKVVNLKDKTAHNVEFPEQTYSIAGDANPEFNISLLRFSYQSMTTPKTVYDYDMEKRTRVALKTTEVLGGFDPANYQSERVLATAPDGVQVPVAVVYRKDKFKKDGTNPLYLYGYGAYGDPLDPWFSSNRISLLDRGMVFAIAQTRGGGEMGRQWYLDGKLLKKKNTFTDFIACAEHLIAEKYCAKDKVVANGASAGGLLIGAITNMRPDLWKATIGDVPFVDLINTMLDPTIPLTVTEWEEWGNPAEADYYPYMKSYSPYDNVVAKDYPHILITTSLNDPRVAYWEPAKWCAKLRANKTDSNLLLFKIDLDAGHGGASGRYQQFREIAFEYAFVLKVLGITD, encoded by the coding sequence ATGTCATCGCTTCGTTACAAAAAATCGACTTCTTCATATCTCTTAATCATCGCGTTTATCATCGCATTGGCTGCGACACTGACCGCACAGGAATCACCACAACCGCCGATGGCGACCAAAATTCCCAAGGCCGACACGACTCTCGGTGATGTGCGCATCGACGACTACTTCTGGCTGCGCGACAAATCTGATCCCGACGTGATGGACTATCTCGACGCTGAGAACGACTACACAGTCGCGATGATGAAAGACACTGAGGCATTACAAGAAAAGCTCTATAACGAATTAGTGGGCCGAATCAAAGAAACGGATTTGAGCGTGCCGGAACGCATTGACGACTACTACTATTATTCGCGCACCGAGCAGGGCAAGGACTATCCGATCTATTGCCGCAAGAAGGGTTCGCTTGATGGCGCCGAAGAAATTCTTCTCGACCAGAATGTTCTCGCGGCAGGCATCGGCTACTTTGATGTCGGCGGATTCTCGGTTAGTCCCAATCACGAGCTGTTGGCATACACGGTTGATACCACTGGATCGGAAGTCTACGAATTGCATGTTAAGAATCTGGTGACTGGAGAATTGCTTCCTGATCGTATCCAAAATGTCGGCACCAGCATTGCCTGGGCTAGCGACAACGCGACATTTTTCTATGATGTCATTGACGAAACGTATCGGCCGTACCGTGTCTATCGTCACGTGCTTGGCACAGAATCGACCGCGGACGTGCTGGTCTTTGAAGAACTCGATGAGCATTTCTTCCTCGATGTCACGCGCACGCGGGACAAGCAGTGGATATTAATCAGTCTTGGGAGCAAGACCTCAGCCGAAGCGTGGTTCATCAGCGCAGCGACACCGCTTGCGGAGTTCAAGGTAGTCGAGCCGCGTACAGGAGAACTGGAATATTATGTTTATCCGCACGGCGACACGTTCTTCATTTTGACCAATGACAATGCGGTCAATTTCAAGATCGTTGAGGCGCCTTCTGCAAATCCTGCAAGAAGCAACTGGAAGGAATTCATTCCTTACGACGACAAGATCAAGATTGATGCTATCTACTCATTTGCCAACCATTTGGTAATCCAGCAGCGTCAGAATGGCCTTCAGGAAATGAAAGTGGTCAACCTGAAAGACAAGACCGCTCACAATGTGGAATTTCCAGAACAGACCTACTCAATTGCCGGTGACGCCAATCCGGAATTCAACATAAGTCTGCTGAGATTTAGCTATCAATCGATGACGACTCCCAAGACCGTTTACGATTACGATATGGAGAAACGTACACGCGTGGCACTCAAGACCACCGAAGTCCTCGGCGGGTTTGATCCGGCCAACTATCAGTCGGAAAGAGTATTGGCGACAGCGCCGGATGGAGTGCAAGTTCCAGTCGCGGTCGTTTATCGCAAAGACAAGTTCAAGAAGGACGGGACGAATCCGCTCTACTTGTATGGCTACGGTGCTTATGGTGACCCGCTTGATCCGTGGTTTTCGTCGAATCGTATCAGCCTGCTCGATCGGGGAATGGTGTTCGCCATCGCACAGACACGCGGCGGCGGCGAGATGGGACGTCAATGGTATCTTGACGGCAAGCTGCTCAAGAAGAAGAACACCTTCACTGATTTCATCGCCTGTGCCGAACATCTGATCGCAGAAAAATACTGCGCCAAAGACAAAGTCGTAGCGAATGGTGCTTCCGCAGGCGGTTTGTTGATTGGTGCGATCACCAACATGCGTCCCGACCTCTGGAAGGCGACAATCGGGGACGTGCCGTTTGTCGATTTGATCAACACAATGCTCGACCCGACGATTCCATTGACAGTCACCGAATGGGAAGAGTGGGGCAATCCGGCAGAAGCCGATTACTACCCCTACATGAAATCGTATTCGCCGTATGACAATGTTGTCGCGAAGGACTATCCACACATTCTGATAACGACAAGTTTGAACGATCCGCGTGTTGCTTATTGGGAGCCCGCGAAGTGGTGTGCCAAGTTGCGTGCCAACAAAACTGATAGTAATTTACTCTTGTTCAAGATCGATCTTGATGCTGGACACGGCGGAGCGTCGGGTAGGTATCAACAATTCCGGGAGATCGCGTTCGAATATGCGTTCGTACTCAAGGTCTTAGGAATAACAGACTGA
- the hprK gene encoding HPr(Ser) kinase/phosphatase, whose amino-acid sequence MAALTVEKLMKERREILDMTLLAGAEGVDRAIQTNEIFRPGLALAGYTDRFAYKRVQVFGETELTYLTSLSPKQRTESMEKLTSFPVPVLVVTKGIAPTKEMMEVADRAKVPLLSTRMSTTDFITRLSTILDNIFAPSITKHGTLVDVYGVGLLYTGKSGIGKSECALDLVERGHRLVADDMVKITRKAQSTIIGQSNELLGHHMEVRGIGVIDIEKLFGIRAIRLQKRVEVEVRLSVWEGGSQYERLGLEERYTTVLGVEIPVVTIPISPGKNITVISEVIAMNHMLKVYGENAAEALSKRLSERIHRQQMTMDYLESDFE is encoded by the coding sequence ATGGCCGCACTTACCGTTGAAAAATTAATGAAAGAACGTCGAGAGATTCTCGACATGACGCTACTTGCCGGCGCCGAAGGCGTCGACCGCGCAATCCAAACCAACGAAATCTTCCGCCCAGGTCTGGCGTTGGCAGGTTATACCGACAGATTTGCCTATAAGCGCGTGCAGGTATTCGGTGAAACCGAGCTGACATATCTGACTTCGCTGTCGCCGAAACAGCGCACCGAATCGATGGAGAAACTCACTTCGTTTCCGGTGCCGGTTTTGGTTGTGACCAAGGGAATCGCTCCGACAAAGGAAATGATGGAAGTTGCCGACCGCGCCAAAGTGCCGCTATTGTCAACGCGGATGTCGACAACCGACTTCATCACGCGCCTTTCGACAATTCTCGATAACATCTTCGCGCCATCAATAACCAAGCACGGCACGCTCGTCGATGTGTACGGCGTCGGCCTGTTGTATACCGGCAAGTCGGGAATCGGCAAATCGGAATGCGCACTCGACTTGGTCGAGCGCGGACATCGCCTGGTCGCCGACGACATGGTCAAGATCACCCGCAAAGCGCAATCGACAATCATCGGGCAGAGCAACGAACTGCTGGGGCATCACATGGAAGTGCGCGGCATCGGCGTAATTGATATCGAGAAGCTGTTTGGTATTCGCGCTATCCGTTTGCAGAAGCGCGTCGAGGTTGAGGTCCGGCTCTCGGTCTGGGAAGGCGGCTCGCAGTATGAACGCCTTGGATTGGAAGAGCGCTACACGACGGTGCTTGGCGTTGAAATTCCGGTCGTCACGATTCCGATTTCGCCCGGCAAGAATATCACCGTCATTTCCGAAGTGATCGCGATGAATCATATGCTCAAGGTCTATGGTGAAAACGCGGCGGAAGCGTTGTCCAAGCGCCTGTCGGAACGCATCCACCGCCAGCAAATGACGATGGACTATCTCGAGTCGGATTTCGAATAG